The following proteins are co-located in the Candidatus Methylomirabilota bacterium genome:
- a CDS encoding transketolase C-terminal domain-containing protein, protein MTVEPVPTPDPVLLEQIQRRVLWLSTLMVHHANSRPNPDGTKVGGHQASSASVVSLMTALYFAELRAGDVVATKAHGSPAFYAIEYLRGRLTAEDLRSLRVFGGLQAYPSRRKNPAIVDLSTGSMGLGAASTLFGALASRYVEDHWQVRSPERFIAVVGDAELDEGNVWEALLEEPLGGLGNVLWMVDVNRQSLDRLTPDARPRQLAQWFAAAGWHVIELRWGCRLETLFSRPGGPPLRQRLDAMSSAEYQALLRKPAGSVRKALATLPDGELSAEIDRAVTDLSDEMLQAAIADVGGHDMIKILEAFAEARRHPGQPCVVLAQTIKGWGLPMAGDPMNHGALLTATQMEALRDSLGVKPGAEWDRFPDSSPEGRWIRERPAPFRAPGRRVEAPELPATLDERYPETSSSQEAFGRALSRLARLPVGAHVVTLSADVAVTTHLGAWITRTGVYSPTAKPDFFADVPQAVPWRESPRGQHVELGIAEHNLFLALGAFGLAPELSGVPLLPIGTLYDPFVTRGLDALYHALYAGGRFIVAATPSGVSLSPEGGAHQSVITPGIGIALPALVYYEPAFALEVEWVLLEGLRALLDREGGESLYVRLSTKPVAQSLAPPPSDEYRAQVLRGGYRLIDARAEAGWDAEDNAVSLFAAGVMVPEAMEAARALRAEGILASLFVVTSPDRLYRGLRASRPYLEQLVTSEEEGVPIVSVLDGHSHGLAFLGSALGVPQIPLGVDHFGQSGSRPDLYAHYGIDGAGIARAARILLAR, encoded by the coding sequence ATGACCGTCGAGCCCGTGCCTACTCCCGACCCCGTCCTGCTCGAGCAAATCCAGCGCCGGGTGCTCTGGCTCTCCACGCTGATGGTCCACCACGCCAATTCCCGGCCCAATCCCGACGGCACCAAGGTGGGCGGCCATCAAGCCTCCTCGGCCTCGGTGGTCAGCCTCATGACCGCGCTGTACTTCGCGGAGCTCCGCGCGGGCGACGTGGTGGCGACCAAGGCCCACGGCTCGCCGGCCTTCTATGCCATCGAGTACCTGCGCGGGCGCCTCACCGCGGAGGATCTCCGGAGCCTGCGTGTCTTCGGCGGCCTGCAGGCCTATCCGAGCCGCCGCAAGAACCCCGCCATCGTGGATCTCTCGACCGGCTCCATGGGCCTCGGCGCCGCCAGCACGCTTTTCGGCGCCCTCGCCTCGCGCTATGTCGAGGACCACTGGCAGGTGCGCTCGCCCGAGCGCTTCATCGCCGTGGTGGGCGACGCGGAGCTCGACGAAGGCAATGTCTGGGAAGCACTCCTCGAGGAGCCGCTCGGTGGGCTCGGAAATGTCCTGTGGATGGTGGACGTCAATCGACAGAGCCTCGATCGCCTCACGCCCGACGCGCGGCCGCGCCAGCTCGCGCAGTGGTTCGCCGCCGCGGGCTGGCACGTGATCGAGCTGCGCTGGGGGTGCCGCCTCGAGACTCTCTTCTCACGGCCCGGCGGCCCGCCCCTGCGACAGCGACTCGACGCGATGTCCAGTGCCGAGTACCAGGCCCTCCTGCGAAAGCCGGCGGGCTCCGTACGCAAGGCGCTCGCCACGCTGCCCGACGGAGAGCTGTCCGCCGAGATCGACCGGGCCGTGACTGATCTCTCGGACGAGATGCTGCAGGCCGCCATCGCCGACGTGGGCGGTCATGACATGATCAAGATCCTGGAGGCCTTCGCCGAGGCCAGGCGTCACCCGGGACAGCCTTGCGTCGTGCTCGCCCAGACGATCAAGGGCTGGGGATTGCCCATGGCGGGCGATCCCATGAATCATGGCGCGCTCTTGACCGCGACTCAGATGGAGGCGCTTCGCGACTCGCTCGGCGTGAAGCCTGGCGCGGAGTGGGACCGCTTTCCGGATTCGAGTCCCGAGGGTCGATGGATCCGTGAGCGCCCCGCTCCCTTCCGAGCGCCGGGTCGCCGCGTGGAGGCGCCGGAGCTGCCCGCAACGCTCGACGAGCGCTACCCGGAGACTTCCTCGAGCCAGGAGGCCTTCGGCCGCGCCCTGTCCCGGCTGGCGCGCTTGCCCGTGGGCGCGCACGTCGTTACCCTTTCGGCCGACGTGGCGGTGACGACCCACCTCGGCGCCTGGATCACCCGCACCGGCGTCTATTCCCCAACGGCGAAGCCGGACTTCTTCGCCGACGTGCCGCAAGCCGTGCCCTGGCGAGAGTCGCCGCGCGGCCAGCACGTCGAGCTGGGCATCGCCGAGCACAATCTCTTCCTGGCCCTGGGAGCCTTCGGCCTTGCCCCGGAGCTCTCGGGAGTGCCGCTCCTACCCATCGGTACTCTCTACGACCCCTTTGTCACGCGGGGGCTCGATGCGCTCTACCATGCCCTGTACGCGGGAGGCCGCTTCATCGTGGCGGCCACGCCCTCCGGCGTGAGCCTCTCGCCCGAGGGCGGGGCGCACCAGTCGGTGATCACGCCCGGCATTGGCATCGCGCTTCCCGCCCTCGTCTACTACGAGCCCGCCTTCGCGCTCGAAGTCGAGTGGGTCCTGCTCGAGGGGCTGCGCGCTCTGCTGGACCGGGAGGGTGGCGAGAGCCTCTATGTGCGGCTCTCCACCAAGCCCGTCGCGCAATCTCTGGCCCCGCCGCCGTCCGACGAGTACCGCGCTCAGGTTCTTCGCGGAGGCTACCGGCTCATCGACGCGCGAGCCGAGGCGGGATGGGATGCGGAAGACAATGCCGTGAGCCTCTTCGCGGCCGGGGTCATGGTGCCCGAGGCGATGGAGGCCGCCCGCGCCCTGCGCGCCGAGGGCATCTTGGCCAGCCTTTTCGTGGTGACGAGCCCGGATCGTCTCTACCGGGGCCTGCGCGCGTCACGCCCCTATCTCGAGCAGCTCGTCACGTCGGAGGAGGAGGGAGTGCCCATCGTCTCGGTCCTGGATGGGCATTCCCATGGCCTCGCCTTCCTGGGCTCGGCGCTCGGCGTGCCCCAGATCCCGCTCGGAGTCGATCACTTCGGTCAATCGGGCAGCCGCCCGGACCTCTACGCCCACTACGGTATCGACGGCGCCGGCATCGCGCGCGCCGCGCGGATTCTCCTCGCGCGATAG
- a CDS encoding DMT family transporter, protein MDLFSLPALGALCALGSGLTWAVTSLLIRTVCPPLSSVTASAIRALLGGSLLLVWVLLTGGVGRLASMGETNFLLLVVSIVLAIAIGDVLFFESLRFIGLARAMTVSMVYPLMSAVMAAIFLGEPLTARMGVGSLVTVLGLALIVRARSGAPPREERFALGMVAAITAALAWAGSLLVLKPAMGALDPVTAQAVRLPLAGVVLLATPWGWEAPRHVRAADRATLWRVVLLGLLTAASSVLFVTGIKWAEVAVAAVLSSTAPLFALPLGLIFLRERVTGVAVAGTVITLAGLAILQL, encoded by the coding sequence GTGGATCTCTTCTCCCTTCCCGCCCTGGGCGCGCTCTGCGCGCTGGGATCCGGTCTGACGTGGGCGGTGACGAGCCTGCTCATCCGCACCGTGTGCCCTCCCCTGAGCTCGGTGACGGCGAGCGCGATCCGCGCGCTGCTGGGGGGAAGCCTCCTCCTCGTCTGGGTACTCCTGACGGGCGGCGTGGGGCGGCTGGCCTCGATGGGCGAGACCAACTTCCTGCTGCTCGTGGTCTCCATCGTGCTCGCCATCGCCATCGGCGATGTGCTGTTCTTCGAAAGCCTCCGCTTCATTGGCCTGGCGCGCGCCATGACCGTGTCCATGGTCTATCCGCTCATGAGCGCCGTGATGGCGGCCATCTTCCTCGGCGAGCCGCTGACCGCCCGCATGGGCGTGGGATCGCTGGTGACCGTCCTGGGACTTGCCCTTATCGTGCGCGCCCGTTCCGGTGCGCCGCCTCGCGAGGAGCGCTTCGCGCTCGGAATGGTCGCCGCCATCACGGCGGCCCTGGCCTGGGCGGGATCGCTCCTGGTCCTCAAGCCCGCCATGGGAGCGCTCGATCCCGTCACCGCCCAGGCGGTGCGTCTGCCCCTGGCCGGGGTCGTGCTCCTGGCCACGCCGTGGGGCTGGGAAGCTCCTCGCCACGTGCGGGCGGCGGATCGTGCCACCCTCTGGCGCGTCGTGCTGCTCGGGCTCTTGACCGCGGCGAGCTCCGTCCTCTTCGTGACGGGTATCAAGTGGGCGGAGGTGGCCGTGGCCGCAGTGCTCTCCTCGACCGCGCCCCTCTTCGCCCTGCCGCTGGGGCTCATCTTCCTGCGCGAGCGAGTGACGGGGGTTGCGGTGGCCGGCACGGTGATTACCCTGGCCGGCCTGGCGATCTTGCAGCTCTAG
- a CDS encoding ABC transporter substrate-binding protein — translation MRLPIRGLPVVAAVFLLVAPGAAHAQQPVMPVIGFLGTSTAAAWAGYVAGFRQGLSEAGYVDGRNVTIEFRWAEGRSDRLSALAADLVGRRVTVVVTSTGVAAALAAKAATPTIPVVFVMGADPVEFGLVASFNRPGGNLTGVSFLLNVLVPKRLQVLHQLVPTTRAIGVLVHPNNPNAVSDTKNVEAAARALRLRTHVVTARTERDFDAAFAIVIADVLTAEHRERIVALATRNRLPVISEFRNFADSGALLTYGSSGPDAGRRAAYFVDKILKGANPAHLPVEQPTKFELVINLRAAKALGLAIPPSLRLRANHVIESVHAAQHHAAADWPLALLAPRALSGTFDARRTNRR, via the coding sequence ATGAGACTGCCGATCAGAGGGCTCCCGGTCGTCGCGGCCGTCTTTCTTCTCGTCGCGCCAGGCGCCGCCCACGCGCAGCAGCCGGTGATGCCGGTGATCGGGTTCCTCGGCACCTCGACGGCCGCGGCCTGGGCAGGCTACGTGGCCGGGTTCCGTCAGGGGCTCAGCGAGGCCGGCTATGTCGACGGCCGCAACGTCACGATCGAATTCCGCTGGGCGGAGGGCCGATCCGATCGATTGTCGGCGCTCGCGGCTGATTTGGTCGGCCGTCGGGTGACCGTGGTCGTCACAAGCACTGGAGTGGCTGCGGCGCTTGCCGCGAAGGCCGCGACCCCGACCATCCCTGTCGTTTTCGTGATGGGGGCCGACCCGGTCGAGTTCGGTCTCGTCGCCAGTTTCAATCGGCCGGGCGGCAACCTCACGGGCGTAAGTTTCTTGCTCAATGTGCTCGTGCCGAAACGGCTGCAGGTGCTGCACCAATTGGTGCCGACAACCAGAGCCATCGGCGTGCTCGTTCACCCGAACAACCCCAATGCCGTGTCCGACACGAAAAATGTCGAGGCGGCGGCCCGCGCGCTCCGGCTGCGGACCCATGTCGTGACCGCCCGAACCGAACGCGACTTCGATGCGGCATTCGCCATCGTGATCGCAGATGTGCTCACTGCCGAGCATCGCGAACGAATCGTGGCCCTCGCGACAAGGAATCGGCTACCGGTGATTTCCGAGTTTCGGAACTTCGCTGACTCCGGCGCCCTCCTTACGTATGGTTCCAGCGGGCCCGACGCCGGCCGACGCGCCGCGTACTTTGTGGACAAGATTCTCAAGGGCGCGAACCCCGCCCATCTACCCGTCGAGCAGCCGACCAAGTTCGAGTTGGTCATCAATCTTAGGGCCGCGAAGGCTCTTGGGCTGGCGATCCCGCCGTCGCTACGATTACGGGCGAACCACGTCATAGAGTCAGTTCACGCTGCCCAACATCACGCTGCAGCGGACTGGCCGCTCGCCCTGCTCGCGCCCCGGGCGCTGAGCGGTACGTTCGACGCACGACGAACCAATCGACGGTAA
- a CDS encoding substrate-binding domain-containing protein, whose protein sequence is MRRRLFLASALSAFGLSQTQVARAAERRTAQVAEPLVWPVVSLPPNGIRSFAGHTNTVVDIAGRIGTPPSLVIFSEGNHLMVLLSKDIVGAFATWAKAQPHYADLNLDNVVVVTLPQPIVVQMVRTGAVALGNLTIDFTRASGLYPDIVMGGPAPLQELYKLGVLQPQARYFSRNRGRALLVRKGNPLRIRGLADVARTGARVAQADSVEAGARAGNRAAIEGLVGKPAADAFFANEVEHFPGRLGITHRDVPEMVARGYADVGLTQYHLISYWARTFPNQFVLVPIAGAERFPVKIAFGRVIGPLRAQAAKAFEEFFFSQARDVYPRYDFARMTDDEYGAVLALD, encoded by the coding sequence ATGAGACGGCGGCTCTTCCTGGCGAGTGCGCTGAGCGCGTTCGGCCTTTCCCAAACGCAAGTGGCTCGCGCCGCGGAACGGCGGACGGCTCAGGTGGCTGAGCCGCTCGTCTGGCCGGTCGTCAGCTTACCGCCGAACGGCATTCGATCCTTCGCCGGTCACACCAACACGGTCGTGGATATCGCCGGCCGGATCGGGACACCACCGAGCCTCGTGATCTTCAGCGAGGGCAATCACTTGATGGTCCTGCTCAGCAAGGACATTGTCGGTGCGTTCGCGACATGGGCCAAAGCACAACCGCACTATGCGGATCTCAACCTGGACAACGTCGTGGTCGTGACCCTGCCGCAGCCGATCGTCGTCCAAATGGTGCGCACGGGCGCAGTCGCGCTCGGCAATCTCACGATCGACTTCACCCGTGCGTCTGGCCTCTACCCTGATATCGTCATGGGTGGACCGGCCCCGCTGCAGGAATTGTACAAACTCGGAGTTCTCCAGCCGCAGGCCCGTTACTTCTCGCGGAATCGCGGCCGCGCGCTGCTTGTCCGCAAGGGCAATCCCCTCCGGATTCGTGGCCTTGCCGACGTGGCGCGTACTGGCGCCCGCGTCGCGCAAGCTGATTCGGTCGAGGCAGGCGCGCGCGCCGGCAACCGCGCCGCGATCGAAGGGCTGGTGGGAAAGCCGGCCGCCGACGCCTTCTTCGCCAATGAGGTCGAGCACTTTCCCGGCCGCCTCGGTATCACTCATCGGGATGTCCCCGAGATGGTCGCGCGTGGCTATGCCGACGTGGGCCTCACGCAGTACCATCTCATTTCATATTGGGCGCGCACCTTCCCCAATCAATTCGTGTTGGTGCCCATCGCGGGAGCGGAGCGATTTCCCGTCAAGATCGCCTTTGGCCGTGTCATTGGCCCGCTGCGCGCCCAGGCGGCGAAGGCGTTCGAGGAATTCTTCTTCAGCCAGGCGAGGGACGTCTATCCTCGATATGATTTCGCGCGGATGACTGACGACGAGTATGGAGCGGTGTTAGCGCTCGATTGA
- a CDS encoding DUF222 domain-containing protein: MQIHSLSTQQPVSALDRLGDEIAELSAHLDAATARLLELIRAFDARGGWNTGFRSCAAWLSWRVGLDLGAARERVRVARALGTLPLLAEALGRGELSYAKVRALTRVATPETEARLLVVGRAGTAAHVERIVRGWRCVDRRAEARETKRRHAMRALHVYQDEDGMVVLRGRLEPEVGALVMQVLAAARESLYQRARERARASAGFGDVSAETPPVYQQQADALALLAETALHHGLDPGTSGERYQVVVHVDAQVLADPERPGQSVLEGGTHVSAETSRRLACDASRVVIRHDDKGRLVEIGARTRTIPPALRRALHHRDQGCCRFPGCGVRFTQGHHLRHWAHGGPTTLFNLALLCRRHHRAVHEEGYQVARGPDGALRFRRPDGRPLPEVPPPAAGPRRSHQASPGASRRPGPSHRRADGVRRLARRAPGRGVGDRRPPPAGREIETVSACTVIVSRPFNRHPEVQSTSDIRELLIGH; this comes from the coding sequence ATGCAGATCCATTCGCTATCTACTCAGCAACCTGTTTCGGCGCTGGACCGACTCGGCGACGAGATCGCCGAGCTGTCCGCCCATCTCGACGCCGCCACCGCGCGCCTGCTCGAGCTGATCCGAGCATTCGACGCCCGCGGCGGCTGGAACACGGGCTTCCGCTCCTGCGCGGCCTGGCTCTCCTGGCGGGTGGGGCTCGACCTGGGCGCGGCCCGGGAGCGGGTCCGAGTGGCCCGCGCGCTCGGCACGCTGCCGCTCCTGGCCGAGGCCCTTGGCCGCGGGGAGCTGTCCTACGCCAAGGTCCGCGCCCTGACCCGCGTGGCCACGCCGGAGACCGAAGCCCGCCTGCTTGTGGTGGGGCGCGCCGGCACGGCTGCCCACGTCGAGCGGATCGTGCGCGGGTGGCGGTGCGTGGATCGGCGGGCCGAGGCGCGGGAGACGAAGCGCCGGCACGCGATGCGAGCCCTGCACGTGTATCAGGACGAGGACGGCATGGTGGTGCTGCGGGGGCGGCTCGAGCCGGAGGTGGGAGCGCTGGTCATGCAAGTCCTGGCCGCCGCCCGCGAGAGCCTCTATCAGCGGGCCCGAGAGCGGGCCAGGGCCTCGGCAGGTTTCGGGGACGTTTCCGCGGAAACGCCCCCGGTCTATCAGCAGCAGGCGGATGCGCTGGCCCTGCTCGCGGAGACGGCCCTGCACCACGGCCTCGATCCCGGCACTTCGGGTGAGCGCTACCAGGTAGTGGTCCACGTCGACGCCCAGGTGCTGGCCGATCCGGAGCGCCCAGGCCAGTCCGTCCTCGAGGGGGGTACTCACGTTTCTGCAGAAACGTCCCGGCGGTTGGCGTGTGACGCGAGCCGGGTGGTGATCCGCCACGACGACAAAGGGCGCTTAGTGGAGATCGGGGCCCGGACCCGGACGATTCCTCCGGCTTTACGCCGTGCCCTCCACCATCGGGACCAAGGCTGCTGCCGCTTCCCGGGGTGCGGCGTGCGCTTCACCCAGGGGCATCATCTCCGCCATTGGGCCCACGGCGGCCCGACCACCCTCTTCAACCTCGCCCTGCTGTGTCGCCGGCATCATCGGGCGGTGCACGAGGAGGGCTATCAGGTCGCGCGCGGACCTGACGGGGCGCTGCGGTTCCGGCGGCCGGACGGCCGCCCGCTCCCCGAGGTGCCGCCACCTGCCGCGGGTCCCCGACGATCCCATCAAGCTTCTCCGGGCGCGTCACGACGCCCAGGGCCTTCACATCGACGCGCGGACGGCGTGCGCCGGCTGGCTCGGAGAGCGCCTGGACGTGGGGTGGGCGATCGACGTCCTCCACCCGCTGGCCGTGAGATCGAGACCGTGTCCGCCTGCACAGTGATCGTGAGCCGCCCTTTCAACAGACATCCTGAGGTCCAGTCCACCTCCGATATCCGGGAGTTGCTCATCGGTCATTGA